One Thermodesulfobacteriota bacterium DNA segment encodes these proteins:
- a CDS encoding hemolysin family protein — MGEAALTYHLFLIVFLLIASGFFSTSEGALFSLGRHQLESLRKEGKKSSKYIEKLLHEPYKLIVTILFADEVVNVAYASVIGITVSRLFGGMSENTITILSIAIASPSLLLLGEIGPKTLGVKYPRIISRLVAYPLNFFHTVITPIRWVLVILSMGFTRLFGGKMEYQHTNGFTTDEVRALVDIGSEEGVITDEEMNLVISLFKLEEVPAYKLMTPSVDCFVLPLDAARKDAIYEIKKRGFSRTPVYDGDKDNIVGVLYSKDLLTSELSGGGNLGSLLRPPYFIPRTKMAFDLLKEFQHERNHIAIVVDEYGRFDGIVTLEDILEELFGEIEDERSVLKKSDVRSEGDAFIIPGTMKIEEFNDTYLFMVLRFGGLDSLGEGLEQSVLPLEEDHETVAGFIFDMFGKFPKEGESVTYGAVTFQVSKISGKRITEIRVQRRGEEVADVA; from the coding sequence ATGGGCGAAGCTGCGCTGACATATCATCTTTTTCTCATAGTGTTCCTTCTCATAGCCTCGGGCTTTTTCAGCACGTCTGAAGGCGCTTTATTCTCACTCGGGCGGCACCAGCTCGAAAGCCTGAGGAAGGAAGGGAAGAAGAGCTCGAAGTATATAGAGAAGCTCCTTCACGAGCCGTACAAGCTCATAGTCACGATACTTTTCGCGGACGAGGTGGTGAACGTCGCTTACGCGAGCGTAATCGGGATAACGGTGAGCAGGCTCTTCGGGGGGATGTCCGAAAATACGATCACCATACTTTCCATCGCGATAGCGTCGCCGAGCCTTCTCTTGCTCGGAGAGATAGGCCCGAAGACGCTCGGGGTGAAGTATCCCCGCATCATATCGAGGCTCGTCGCGTATCCGCTTAATTTCTTTCACACCGTGATAACGCCGATAAGGTGGGTGCTGGTGATCCTCTCGATGGGATTCACGAGGCTCTTCGGCGGCAAGATGGAGTATCAGCATACAAACGGTTTTACCACGGACGAAGTGAGGGCGCTCGTGGACATAGGGAGCGAGGAGGGCGTGATAACGGACGAGGAGATGAATCTCGTCATTAGCCTCTTTAAGCTGGAAGAGGTCCCCGCGTACAAGCTGATGACTCCGAGCGTCGACTGCTTCGTCCTGCCGCTCGACGCCGCGAGGAAGGACGCCATATACGAGATAAAGAAGAGGGGCTTTTCGAGGACGCCCGTTTACGACGGGGACAAGGACAATATCGTAGGGGTTCTCTATTCGAAGGACCTCCTTACGTCCGAGCTCTCCGGCGGGGGGAATCTCGGAAGCCTTTTAAGGCCCCCGTACTTCATCCCGAGGACGAAGATGGCGTTCGACCTGCTGAAGGAATTTCAGCACGAGAGGAATCACATCGCCATAGTCGTCGACGAGTACGGCCGGTTCGACGGTATAGTGACGCTCGAGGACATACTGGAGGAGCTCTTCGGGGAGATAGAGGACGAGAGGAGCGTCTTGAAAAAAAGCGACGTGAGGAGCGAGGGGGACGCGTTCATCATACCGGGCACTATGAAGATAGAGGAGTTTAACGATACGTACCTTTTCATGGTGCTGAGGTTCGGCGGGCTCGACAGCCTCGGAGAGGGGCTCGAACAGTCCGTCCTTCCGCTAGAGGAGGACCACGAGACCGTGGCCGGGTTCATCTTCGACATGTTCGGGAAGTTTCCCAAGGAAGGAGAGAGCGTCACGTACGGCGCGGTTACGTTCCAGGTGAGCAAGATTTCGGGGAAACGCATAACGGAGATAAGGGTGCAGAGAAGGGGCGAGGAGGTGGCCGATGTCGCTTGA
- the thiL gene encoding thiamine-phosphate kinase, which produces MINELDALRLIGERFSGSRNGIEVGIGDDAAALRTEPGKLLLVTTDCQVEDVHFVRSLISPEDLARKSVAVSVSDVGAMGGAPKYILASLGYTKREDGAFLEGLMRGFESAEEEFGVRLVGGNLSSSEKIFLDMTVLGFVDPECVVTRKGASPGDVIYVSGTLGDSALGLGILKKGGKEGKGRLVERHLRPKPRLELGKALADGKLATAMIDVSDGLALDLTRITVAHGVGARVGVERIPLSGDYRALAGEYTDDFYGPALSGGEDYELLFTSPPERRGEIKKISDMLNIEITEIGDVSHDAALTITDSGGNEIALKDGGFVHSGS; this is translated from the coding sequence ATGATAAACGAGCTCGACGCTCTCCGTTTGATCGGCGAGCGTTTCTCCGGCAGTCGAAATGGCATAGAGGTTGGGATCGGCGACGACGCGGCGGCTCTCCGCACGGAGCCCGGGAAGCTCCTCCTCGTAACGACCGACTGCCAGGTGGAGGACGTTCACTTCGTAAGGTCCCTCATCTCCCCCGAAGACCTCGCGCGCAAGTCCGTCGCCGTCTCGGTGAGCGACGTCGGCGCCATGGGCGGGGCGCCGAAATATATACTCGCCTCGCTCGGCTACACGAAGCGCGAGGACGGCGCTTTCCTCGAAGGGCTCATGCGCGGCTTCGAATCCGCCGAGGAGGAATTCGGCGTCAGGCTCGTTGGCGGGAACCTGAGCTCATCGGAGAAGATTTTCCTCGACATGACGGTCCTCGGCTTCGTCGATCCGGAGTGCGTAGTCACTCGAAAGGGCGCCTCGCCCGGAGACGTGATATACGTGAGCGGCACGCTCGGGGATTCGGCCCTCGGGCTCGGGATACTGAAGAAGGGCGGAAAGGAAGGGAAGGGCCGCCTCGTCGAGAGGCACCTTCGGCCGAAGCCGCGTCTCGAGCTCGGCAAGGCGCTTGCCGACGGGAAGCTGGCGACGGCGATGATAGACGTGAGCGACGGGCTCGCGCTCGACCTTACGCGCATAACCGTAGCGCACGGCGTCGGCGCGAGGGTCGGCGTCGAGCGAATTCCGCTGTCCGGCGATTACCGCGCGCTCGCCGGTGAGTATACGGACGATTTTTACGGCCCGGCGCTCTCGGGCGGCGAGGATTACGAGCTGCTTTTCACGTCGCCCCCCGAAAGGCGCGGGGAAATAAAGAAAATATCCGATATGCTTAACATAGAAATCACCGAAATAGGGGACGTCTCGCATGACGCCGCGTTGACGATAACCGATTCGGGCGGCAACGAGATAGCCTTGAAAGACGGAGGTTTTGTTCATTCCGGAAGTTAA
- a CDS encoding efflux RND transporter permease subunit — translation MNLSGIFIRRPVMTSLLMAAILLFGIIGYRALPVSDLPNVDFPTILVSASLAGASPETMSSTVATPLERQFSTIEGIDSMTSVSSLGSTQITIQFNLERQLDAAAQDVQTAIARASRLLPRDMPEPPTYRKVNPADQPILYYAVTSPTLQPWELTEYADTILAQRISMVSGVAQVQIFGSKKYAVRIQLDPNALSSKGIGINEVEAAVNASNVNMPTGSLYGPDKSYTILATGQLHNAEAYRDVIVAYRDGSPVRLKELGNVMDSVEDDKNAAWFVNKNSSERAVILAIQRQPGTNTVAVADAVKAVIPTLKDYIPPSVNLTLHYDRSQSIRESMDEVNFTMALTLGLVVMVIFLFIRNVSATIIPSLALPLSIVGTFIVMYLCGFSLNNISMMALILAIGFVVDDAIVMLENIVRHMEMGKKPLQAALDGSKEISFTLVSMTLSLAAVFIPVLLMGGVIGRLFKEFAVSITAAILISGVVSLTLTPMLCSRFLKPESGKKHGRLYNAVERFFDGMFGAYEWSLGLVLKHRFMFLMLNVLILVVTVYLFVIIPKGFLPNEDQGSIFTMTEAPQGTSFEKMVEYQRQVSDVIMESPYIDRFFSRVGGGGGTTGTNQGRMFLRLVPRDERPSSFEIIDELRPKLAEIPGVSAFMQDQPEIRIGGQLTKSLYQFTIQSPDMEELYEYVPILESKMSELPELKDVTSDLEIANPQVNVEIMRDKASAHGVTAAEIENTLYNAYGDRWVSTIYTPTNQFQVIMELKPEYQDDINALSRLYVKSSSGSLIPLDTVARFTENIGPKTINHYGQFPAVTISFNLTTGVSLSQAVGKIDRIVEETLPANMSTNYQGVAQEFQRSLKGLGLLLVFSILVIYIILGILYESFIHPITILSGLPSAGFGALVVLLIFGIELNVYAFVGLIMLIGIVKKNAIMQIDFALEAQRKEGKSPVEAIYQGCLIRFRPIMMTTMAALLGAVPLALGHGAGAESRQPLGLTVVGGLLFSQLITLYLTPVFYVYMDRLQTYIPSLSLSRLRRKGAEENYAGR, via the coding sequence TTGAACCTTTCCGGAATATTCATCAGGCGTCCTGTTATGACGTCGCTCCTTATGGCCGCCATACTCCTGTTCGGCATAATCGGCTACAGGGCCCTTCCGGTGAGCGACCTCCCGAACGTGGATTTCCCTACCATACTCGTTTCGGCGAGCCTCGCGGGGGCGAGCCCCGAAACAATGTCGTCCACTGTCGCGACGCCGCTCGAACGGCAGTTCTCGACAATAGAGGGCATAGACTCGATGACGTCCGTCAGCTCGCTCGGCTCGACGCAGATAACGATACAGTTTAATCTCGAAAGGCAGCTCGACGCGGCGGCGCAGGACGTCCAGACCGCCATAGCGCGGGCGAGCCGGCTCCTGCCGCGGGACATGCCGGAGCCGCCCACTTACAGGAAAGTAAACCCGGCCGACCAGCCGATACTGTATTACGCGGTGACGTCGCCGACGCTCCAGCCCTGGGAGCTTACGGAGTACGCCGACACCATACTGGCCCAGCGTATTTCGATGGTGAGCGGTGTCGCCCAGGTGCAGATATTCGGCTCGAAGAAATACGCGGTCCGCATACAGCTCGACCCCAACGCGCTCAGCAGCAAGGGGATAGGGATAAACGAGGTCGAGGCGGCCGTCAACGCGTCTAACGTAAACATGCCGACGGGCTCGCTCTACGGCCCGGACAAGTCCTACACCATACTGGCCACGGGGCAGCTCCACAACGCCGAGGCGTACAGGGATGTCATAGTCGCTTACCGCGACGGCTCTCCAGTCCGTTTGAAAGAGCTCGGGAACGTTATGGACAGCGTCGAGGACGACAAGAACGCCGCGTGGTTTGTAAACAAGAATTCAAGCGAGAGGGCCGTGATCCTCGCTATCCAGCGCCAGCCGGGGACGAATACCGTAGCCGTCGCGGACGCCGTAAAAGCCGTGATACCCACGCTGAAGGACTATATACCCCCGTCCGTCAACCTTACCCTTCATTACGACCGCTCGCAGTCTATAAGGGAGTCGATGGACGAGGTCAACTTCACCATGGCGCTCACTCTCGGGCTCGTCGTGATGGTTATATTCCTCTTCATACGGAACGTTTCGGCCACTATAATACCGAGCCTCGCGCTCCCGCTTTCTATCGTCGGCACCTTCATAGTGATGTATCTCTGCGGCTTCAGCCTGAACAACATTTCGATGATGGCGCTCATCCTGGCCATAGGGTTCGTCGTGGACGACGCCATAGTCATGCTCGAAAATATCGTGAGGCACATGGAGATGGGGAAAAAGCCCCTCCAGGCGGCCCTCGACGGCTCGAAGGAGATAAGCTTCACCCTCGTGTCGATGACGCTGTCCCTCGCGGCCGTATTCATACCGGTGCTCCTTATGGGCGGGGTTATCGGCAGGCTCTTCAAGGAGTTCGCGGTATCCATTACCGCCGCGATTCTCATTTCCGGGGTCGTTTCGCTCACCCTGACCCCGATGCTTTGCAGCAGGTTTTTGAAACCGGAATCGGGCAAGAAGCACGGACGGCTTTATAACGCCGTCGAGCGCTTTTTCGACGGCATGTTCGGGGCGTACGAATGGAGCCTCGGGCTCGTGCTCAAGCACCGGTTCATGTTTCTTATGCTGAACGTTCTCATACTCGTAGTCACTGTTTACCTCTTCGTGATAATCCCGAAGGGATTTCTGCCGAACGAGGACCAGGGCTCGATATTCACGATGACCGAGGCCCCGCAGGGGACATCCTTCGAGAAGATGGTCGAATACCAGCGGCAGGTAAGCGACGTCATAATGGAGAGCCCTTACATCGACAGATTCTTTTCGAGGGTCGGCGGGGGCGGCGGGACCACCGGGACCAACCAAGGCAGGATGTTCCTCCGCTTAGTGCCCAGGGACGAAAGGCCGAGCTCGTTCGAAATAATAGACGAGCTTCGGCCGAAGCTCGCGGAGATACCCGGTGTGAGCGCGTTCATGCAGGACCAGCCCGAGATAAGGATAGGCGGACAGCTTACGAAGAGCCTCTACCAGTTCACGATACAGAGCCCGGACATGGAAGAGCTCTACGAGTACGTTCCGATACTCGAATCGAAGATGAGCGAGCTCCCCGAGCTCAAGGACGTTACGAGCGACCTCGAGATCGCGAACCCCCAGGTGAACGTAGAAATAATGAGGGACAAGGCGTCGGCCCACGGCGTTACGGCCGCGGAGATCGAGAACACGCTCTATAACGCCTACGGCGACAGGTGGGTATCCACCATATACACGCCGACGAACCAGTTCCAGGTCATCATGGAATTGAAGCCCGAGTACCAGGACGACATAAACGCCCTTTCGAGACTATACGTGAAGTCGTCGAGCGGAAGCCTGATACCCCTCGATACCGTCGCCAGGTTCACCGAGAACATCGGCCCAAAGACCATAAACCATTACGGCCAGTTCCCGGCCGTCACGATATCTTTTAACCTTACGACGGGCGTGTCGCTCAGCCAGGCCGTCGGCAAAATCGACAGGATAGTCGAGGAGACGCTGCCCGCGAACATGAGCACTAATTACCAGGGCGTGGCGCAGGAGTTTCAGAGGTCGCTCAAGGGGCTCGGGCTCCTTCTCGTCTTCTCCATACTCGTAATTTACATCATACTCGGAATCCTGTACGAGAGCTTCATCCACCCGATAACGATTCTCTCGGGCCTTCCTTCGGCCGGGTTCGGGGCGCTTGTAGTTCTCCTTATTTTCGGGATAGAGCTCAACGTGTACGCGTTCGTCGGTCTCATCATGCTCATAGGCATCGTGAAGAAAAACGCCATTATGCAGATAGACTTCGCTCTCGAAGCCCAGAGAAAGGAGGGCAAGAGCCCCGTGGAGGCTATATACCAGGGGTGCCTCATAAGGTTCCGCCCGATCATGATGACGACGATGGCCGCTCTTCTCGGTGCGGTGCCGCTCGCGCTGGGCCACGGCGCGGGAGCGGAGTCGCGCCAGCCGCTCGGTCTTACCGTCGTGGGCGGATTACTCTTCTCGCAGCTTATCACGCTTTACCTGACGCCCGTCTTTTACGTATACATGGACAGGCTACAGACCTATATCCCGAGCCTCTCGCTCTCACGGCTCCGTAGGAAGGGCGCGGAGGAGAATTACGCCGGGCGGTAG
- a CDS encoding efflux RND transporter periplasmic adaptor subunit, translating into MPRVFRRSGLLFFTSLVALVLSLSCDRGDSKAEGSPGGGQGEGVPVTVARATSKDVPVRLSAIGNVEPYSTVEIKPQVEGQLSRVYFKEGENVKSGDLLFLIDPRPYENALRQAEANMARNTAMMKNAEQNAVRYEDLINKGVVSAQQYDQVKAEFESLKASVNADRSAVANAKLELEYCSIRSPIDGRIGEILVHEGNTVETRTTLLAVINQTKPVFVDFSVPEHFLALIREYLAASGDLKVYATIPYTSRKDGGSAAMDKDTEAVGVSPGDRPPAEGTLSFIDNRVNESTGTVRLKAVFENDDEALWPGKFVNVSLNLTTQEDVTVVPARAVQSGQSGDYVFVVKPDSTVESRPVVPGARVDREVVITKGLKPGEIVVTEGQLRLVTGMKVRVNDSPEVLSRDGSDVSMK; encoded by the coding sequence ATGCCCCGCGTTTTCAGGCGAAGCGGTCTCCTTTTTTTCACTTCGTTAGTGGCGCTGGTCTTGTCCCTTTCATGCGACAGAGGAGACTCGAAGGCGGAGGGCTCCCCGGGCGGGGGACAGGGTGAAGGGGTGCCCGTGACGGTCGCCCGCGCTACGAGCAAGGACGTCCCCGTAAGGCTGAGCGCCATAGGAAACGTGGAGCCGTACTCGACCGTCGAGATAAAGCCCCAGGTCGAGGGGCAGCTCTCCCGCGTTTACTTCAAGGAAGGCGAGAACGTTAAAAGCGGCGACCTTCTTTTTCTAATCGACCCGAGACCCTATGAAAACGCGCTCCGGCAGGCGGAGGCCAACATGGCCCGCAATACCGCAATGATGAAGAACGCGGAGCAGAACGCCGTAAGATACGAGGACCTTATAAACAAAGGGGTCGTATCGGCCCAGCAGTACGACCAGGTGAAGGCGGAGTTCGAATCCCTCAAGGCGTCCGTCAACGCCGACAGGTCCGCAGTCGCTAACGCGAAGCTTGAGCTCGAGTATTGCTCGATACGCTCGCCGATTGACGGGCGCATAGGCGAGATACTCGTTCACGAGGGCAATACAGTCGAAACCCGCACGACCCTCCTGGCTGTTATAAACCAGACAAAGCCCGTGTTCGTCGATTTCTCCGTCCCCGAGCATTTTCTGGCGCTCATTCGCGAATACCTCGCGGCCTCGGGCGATCTCAAGGTTTACGCTACCATACCCTATACCAGCCGGAAGGACGGCGGGAGTGCGGCGATGGATAAGGATACGGAGGCTGTCGGCGTGAGCCCGGGCGACAGGCCCCCGGCCGAAGGGACGCTCAGCTTCATAGACAACAGGGTGAACGAATCGACGGGAACCGTGAGGCTAAAGGCCGTATTCGAAAACGACGACGAGGCGCTGTGGCCGGGGAAGTTCGTGAACGTATCCCTTAACCTCACGACGCAGGAGGACGTGACCGTCGTGCCCGCGCGCGCCGTCCAGTCGGGCCAGAGCGGGGATTACGTTTTTGTCGTGAAGCCCGATTCCACCGTCGAGTCGCGTCCTGTCGTCCCGGGCGCGAGGGTGGACAGGGAGGTCGTCATCACGAAGGGGCTGAAACCCGGTGAGATCGTCGTCACCGAGGGCCAGCTGAGGCTCGTCACGGGGATGAAGGTCAGGGTTAACGACAGTCCGGAAGTCCTTTCGCGGGACGGCTCGGACGTAAGCATGAAGTAG
- a CDS encoding metalloregulator ArsR/SmtB family transcription factor, with amino-acid sequence MENITSQNADFPRLTGLDSLAQAAECLRVLAHPHRLRMIQMMLAGRFTVGELAHACELPTAMASEHLRLMQRCGFLSSEKEGRKVFYRVSDPHIKNLMKCVEERCGEALA; translated from the coding sequence ATGGAAAACATAACTTCACAAAATGCGGACTTTCCGCGCCTGACCGGTCTCGATTCGCTGGCGCAGGCCGCCGAATGCCTCCGTGTGCTTGCCCACCCCCATCGCCTGAGGATGATCCAGATGATGCTGGCCGGCAGGTTTACGGTAGGTGAGCTCGCCCATGCGTGCGAGCTGCCGACGGCAATGGCTTCGGAGCATCTTCGCCTGATGCAGCGCTGCGGCTTTCTAAGCAGCGAAAAGGAGGGCAGGAAGGTGTTCTACCGCGTATCCGACCCTCACATTAAAAACCTCATGAAGTGCGTCGAGGAGCGCTGCGGGGAGGCCCTCGCGTGA
- a CDS encoding rhodanese-like domain-containing protein has product MSVQTITPKRLSELKAAGENVQLIDVRTPAEFREIHVGFARNVPLDRLDASGLAEGGRIYVMCRAGNRGREACEKLFNAAGVDVVNVEGGVLGWEEAGLPVVRGKKTISLDRQVRIAAGSLVLLGALLSVLVSPYWIILPAFVGAGLVFAGVTDTCGMAMLLARMPWNQVGENPGGASCGKNPSALGG; this is encoded by the coding sequence ATGAGCGTACAAACGATTACACCGAAGAGGCTCTCCGAGCTGAAGGCTGCCGGGGAAAACGTCCAGCTTATCGACGTCAGGACCCCCGCCGAGTTCCGCGAAATACACGTCGGCTTCGCCCGGAATGTGCCGCTCGACCGGCTGGATGCGTCCGGCCTCGCCGAAGGCGGCCGTATATACGTCATGTGCCGGGCGGGAAACAGGGGCAGGGAAGCCTGCGAGAAGCTCTTTAACGCCGCCGGAGTAGACGTCGTAAACGTCGAGGGGGGCGTGCTTGGATGGGAGGAAGCCGGGCTCCCCGTCGTTCGCGGGAAGAAGACCATATCCCTCGACCGCCAGGTGCGGATTGCCGCAGGCTCTCTCGTCCTTTTGGGGGCTCTGCTGTCCGTCCTCGTAAGCCCTTACTGGATAATACTGCCGGCATTCGTGGGGGCGGGGCTCGTATTCGCGGGCGTAACGGACACCTGCGGCATGGCCATGCTCCTGGCCCGCATGCCGTGGAACCAGGTCGGGGAAAACCCCGGCGGCGCATCCTGCGGGAAGAACCCGTCCGCCCTCGGGGGATAG
- a CDS encoding MBL fold metallo-hydrolase: MLLKYFYDPGLAHASYLVGCRQTGEAVVIDPGRSVDQYLEAAELEGLRIVGSAETHIHADFVSGSCELADRVGARPYLSDEGPAEWKYLFAGRYDTQLLKHGDSFRVGRVRLEAVHTPGHTPEHISFLLTDEGGGADEPMGIFTGDFVFVGSIGRPDLLETAAGVVGSAGKGARQLYRSLDIFRGLPDHLQVWPAHGAGSACGKGLGAIPSSTVGYEKRFNPGLRFEDEQEFVDYILSDQPETPYYFAVMKRVNKEGPALIRTLPPVEALDPDLLAEAAGRYVVIDTLPAAEFAEAHVPETINIPAASLVRWAGFLVDYSRPVYLLADEASIPAHLSRLRSIGIDDVGGYFDAGAVGQAGLRTEFYESASPEELRPDIERGEVTVLDVRAATEYGEGHIPGAGHKLVGKLLREMNGVEQSKPVVVHCLGGERSAIAASLLQRAGYDVVDMSGGYRAWTAAGFPTERG; the protein is encoded by the coding sequence ATGCTGCTTAAATACTTTTACGATCCCGGGCTGGCCCATGCATCCTACCTCGTCGGCTGCCGGCAAACCGGCGAAGCCGTGGTCATCGACCCGGGCAGGAGCGTAGATCAATACCTCGAAGCCGCGGAACTCGAAGGCCTTCGCATAGTCGGCTCCGCCGAGACGCACATACACGCCGACTTCGTCTCCGGGTCGTGCGAGCTCGCCGACAGGGTCGGGGCAAGGCCCTACCTCTCCGACGAAGGTCCGGCCGAGTGGAAATACCTGTTCGCCGGCCGCTACGACACGCAGCTCCTGAAGCACGGCGACTCGTTCCGCGTCGGCAGGGTCCGGCTCGAGGCCGTCCACACGCCGGGACACACGCCCGAGCACATATCCTTCCTCCTTACGGACGAAGGCGGCGGGGCGGACGAGCCGATGGGGATTTTCACGGGCGACTTCGTCTTCGTCGGCTCCATAGGCAGGCCCGACCTCCTCGAAACGGCGGCCGGCGTAGTCGGCAGCGCCGGGAAAGGCGCGCGGCAGCTCTATCGTTCGCTTGACATTTTCAGGGGCCTCCCCGACCACCTCCAGGTATGGCCCGCTCACGGGGCGGGAAGCGCCTGCGGCAAGGGCCTGGGTGCGATCCCGTCGAGCACCGTCGGCTACGAAAAACGCTTTAATCCTGGGCTCCGGTTCGAGGACGAGCAGGAGTTCGTCGATTATATCCTCTCCGACCAGCCGGAGACGCCTTACTACTTCGCCGTCATGAAGCGCGTCAACAAAGAAGGCCCGGCGCTCATCCGCACGCTGCCGCCGGTAGAGGCCCTCGACCCCGACCTCCTGGCCGAGGCTGCCGGCCGGTACGTCGTGATAGACACCCTCCCCGCGGCGGAGTTCGCGGAGGCCCACGTTCCGGAGACGATAAACATCCCTGCCGCGTCGCTCGTCAGGTGGGCGGGATTTCTGGTCGATTACTCGCGGCCCGTTTACCTCCTCGCGGACGAGGCCTCGATCCCGGCGCACCTTAGCCGCCTCCGCTCCATAGGCATAGACGACGTCGGCGGATATTTCGACGCCGGGGCCGTCGGGCAAGCCGGGCTCAGAACGGAGTTCTACGAATCCGCCTCCCCCGAAGAGCTTCGCCCCGACATCGAAAGGGGAGAGGTTACGGTCCTCGACGTCCGCGCGGCGACCGAGTACGGGGAAGGACACATCCCCGGAGCCGGGCACAAACTCGTGGGCAAGCTCCTTCGCGAAATGAACGGGGTCGAACAATCGAAGCCCGTGGTCGTCCACTGTCTCGGGGGCGAGCGCTCGGCTATAGCGGCGAGCCTCCTTCAGCGCGCGGGATACGACGTCGTCGATATGAGCGGCGGATACAGGGCCTGGACGGCGGCCGGGTTCCCGACCGAAAGGGGCTGA